Within Pseudomonas brassicacearum, the genomic segment CGGGCTGTTGATCGGCGGGCAGGGCCAGGACCCATTGGATCAGCGGCGTGAACAGATGCTGGTCGTGAATGACCGCCACCACTGCGAAGAACACCACCAGCAGGGCGGTGAAGGGCAAGGCCTCCTTGAATGCGTTGCCGAGCCGGTGCTCGTCAGTGATCCCAGTGAAGGCGGTAATCAACACGATGACCATCAGGCCAATCAGGCCGACTTCGGCAAGGTGCAGCGCCAGGCTCACGATCAGAATCAGCGCGGCGATACCCTGGACGATCAACGCCGCTCGTTGCCGTGCGGTGCGTTCGCGGTTGTCCTGCTCGGCATAGTCGGCCAGGATGGTGCGTACACTTTCTGGCAACAGCGTGCCGTAACCAAACCAGCGCAGCTTTTCCAGCGCCAGGCAGGTCAGCAGCCCGGCTATCAGTACGGGCACCGAAACGGGCGCGACCTTCAAAAAGAACTCTACAAAGTGCCAGTCCAACTCATGGCCAATCAACAGGTTCTGTGGTTCGCCAACCAGGGTGCATACACCGCCCAGCGCCGTGCCTACGGCGCCATGCATGAGCAGGCTGCGTAGAAAGGCACGAAACTGATTGAGATCTTCATGATGACGCGACGGCAGATCGTGGTCTTCATCGACATTGCTGTCCTTGCGCGGATCGTTGCCCGAAGCCACGCGGTGATACACCGCATAGAAGCCCACCGCGGCGCTGATGATCACCGCGGTGACGGTCAATGCGTCAAGGAACGCGGACAGGAACGCCGAGAGAAAGCAGAACATCAAGGACAGCATCGCCTTGGAGCGCACCCCCAAAAGCAGGCGCGAGAACAGGAACAGCAGCAGATCCTTCATGAAATAGATCCCCGCCACCATGAACATCAGCAGCAGGATCACCGGAAAGTTGTGAAGCAGTTCATCGTAGAGCATCTTGGGCGTGGTCAAACCCAGCGCAAGCGCCTCGATCACCAGCAGCCCACCCGGCATCAGCGGGTAGCATTTAAGGGCCATGGCAAGGGTGAAGATGAACTCCAACACCAGCAT encodes:
- the nhaB gene encoding sodium/proton antiporter NhaB encodes the protein MSGSMAQAFAHNFLGHSPRWYKACIITFLILNAVVLWTLGPVITGWMLVLEFIFTLAMALKCYPLMPGGLLVIEALALGLTTPKMLYDELLHNFPVILLLMFMVAGIYFMKDLLLFLFSRLLLGVRSKAMLSLMFCFLSAFLSAFLDALTVTAVIISAAVGFYAVYHRVASGNDPRKDSNVDEDHDLPSRHHEDLNQFRAFLRSLLMHGAVGTALGGVCTLVGEPQNLLIGHELDWHFVEFFLKVAPVSVPVLIAGLLTCLALEKLRWFGYGTLLPESVRTILADYAEQDNRERTARQRAALIVQGIAALILIVSLALHLAEVGLIGLMVIVLITAFTGITDEHRLGNAFKEALPFTALLVVFFAVVAVIHDQHLFTPLIQWVLALPADQQPGMLFIANGLLSAISDNVFVATVYITEVKQAFVSGQMSREHLETLAVAINTGTNLPSVATPNGQAAFLFLLTSAIAPLIRLSYGRMVWMAVPYTAVMGGLGWYAVTYWL